The following proteins are co-located in the Pedobacter frigiditerrae genome:
- a CDS encoding sigma-54 dependent transcriptional regulator, whose product MAKLLIIDDERAIRSTLREILEYESYEVDDIDNGIDGLELIKKNNYDLVLCDIKMNKMDGMEVLENALLMKPDLPFIMISGHGTVETAIEASKKGAFDFVSKPPDLNRLLITVRNALDRGTLVTETKVLKRRVSKTRNILGESDSISKIKETIERVAPTEARVLITGANGSGKELVARWIHEKSNRADAPLIEVNCAAIPSELIESELFGHEKGSFTSAVKQRIGKFELANGGTLFLDEIGDMSLSAQAKVLRALQEHKITKVGGEKEQEVNVRVLAATNKDLLKEIELGNFRMDLYHRLNVINIHVPHLTERTDDIPVIAQNFLDEICGDYGMPVKKISDGAMEALKGLPWTGNVRELHNMIERLIILSDKTITENDVIAFANPTGGTNIGTAVAGGGNGSSGGSAINYEKFSNFQDYKDFAEKEFIKFKLEKNNWNVSKTADDIEIQRSHLYSKIEKFGLKRAE is encoded by the coding sequence ATGGCAAAACTGCTTATAATTGACGACGAGAGAGCGATAAGAAGCACTCTTCGTGAAATTTTAGAATACGAAAGCTACGAAGTAGATGACATTGACAATGGCATTGACGGATTAGAACTCATCAAAAAAAATAATTACGACTTAGTCTTGTGCGATATCAAGATGAATAAAATGGATGGTATGGAAGTGCTTGAAAATGCACTTTTAATGAAACCAGACCTTCCATTTATCATGATATCTGGACATGGAACCGTAGAAACGGCAATAGAAGCGAGTAAAAAGGGAGCCTTCGATTTTGTTTCAAAACCACCTGATTTAAATAGGTTGTTAATTACGGTTCGTAATGCTTTAGACAGAGGAACATTAGTTACTGAAACGAAAGTCTTAAAACGCAGGGTTAGCAAGACTCGTAATATTTTAGGAGAATCTGATAGCATCAGTAAAATTAAAGAAACGATTGAACGTGTTGCTCCAACCGAAGCTAGGGTATTAATCACTGGGGCAAATGGTAGTGGTAAAGAATTAGTAGCAAGATGGATTCACGAAAAGTCTAACAGAGCTGATGCACCTCTAATTGAGGTTAACTGTGCAGCAATTCCATCAGAATTAATTGAAAGTGAATTGTTTGGTCACGAGAAGGGTTCATTTACTTCTGCAGTAAAACAACGCATTGGTAAATTTGAATTGGCTAATGGCGGCACTTTATTTTTAGATGAGATTGGAGACATGAGTCTTTCGGCTCAAGCGAAAGTATTAAGAGCCTTGCAAGAACATAAAATTACCAAGGTTGGTGGCGAGAAAGAACAAGAAGTTAACGTTCGTGTTTTAGCGGCAACCAATAAAGATTTATTGAAAGAAATTGAATTAGGTAATTTCCGTATGGATTTATACCATCGATTAAATGTTATTAATATTCATGTTCCGCATTTAACGGAAAGAACTGATGATATTCCTGTAATTGCACAAAACTTCTTAGACGAAATTTGTGGTGATTATGGAATGCCTGTTAAAAAGATTAGCGACGGTGCAATGGAAGCTTTAAAGGGTTTGCCTTGGACAGGTAACGTTCGAGAATTGCATAATATGATTGAACGTTTAATCATATTAAGCGATAAAACGATTACTGAAAATGATGTAATTGCTTTTGCTAATCCAACTGGGGGAACAAATATTGGTACTGCTGTAGCTGGTGGTGGTAATGGTTCTTCTGGTGGTTCTGCTATCAATTATGAGAAATTCTCTAACTTCCAAGATTATAAGGATTTCGCAGAAAAAGAATTCATCAAGTTTAAATTAGAAAAAAACAATTGGAACGTTTCTAAAACAGCTGATGACATTGAAATTCAACGAAGTCACTTGTATAGTAAAATTGAGAAATTTGGCTTAAAAAGAGCGGAGTAA
- a CDS encoding RluA family pseudouridine synthase gives MKYPIFKDLILFENDDYIVVNKPPFVASLDERTAGAEVNILRMARQYSDDAQVCHRLDKETSGAIVIAKNPDAYRNLAMQFERRKVKKIYHAVVDGQWQFDNLFVDLPILNDGNKNVTIDRAEGKRAETYFNTLTHYKHYTLVECKPVTGRMHQIRIHLATQRAAICGDHMYKGKPVFLSALKKGYRIAKDEEEQPIMKRFALHAKEITFKGLDEQDIHIEAPYPKDFTTLLKLLDKFDS, from the coding sequence GTGAAATATCCAATTTTTAAAGACCTTATCTTATTCGAAAACGATGATTACATCGTTGTAAACAAACCTCCTTTTGTAGCTTCACTAGACGAACGTACAGCTGGTGCCGAAGTAAATATCCTTCGCATGGCTAGACAATATTCAGACGATGCACAAGTTTGTCACCGATTAGATAAAGAAACTTCTGGTGCTATCGTAATCGCTAAAAACCCTGATGCATACCGCAACTTGGCCATGCAGTTTGAGCGTAGGAAAGTTAAAAAGATTTACCACGCTGTGGTAGATGGTCAATGGCAATTTGATAATCTATTCGTCGACCTGCCAATCTTAAACGATGGTAATAAAAATGTAACGATAGATAGAGCAGAGGGCAAACGTGCTGAGACTTATTTTAATACCTTAACACATTACAAACATTATACTTTGGTTGAATGTAAGCCAGTTACAGGTCGAATGCACCAAATTCGTATTCACTTGGCTACCCAACGTGCTGCAATTTGTGGTGACCATATGTATAAAGGAAAACCAGTTTTTCTATCTGCGCTTAAAAAAGGTTATCGCATTGCGAAGGATGAAGAAGAACAACCAATCATGAAACGTTTTGCCTTACATGCCAAAGAAATAACTTTCAAAGGTTTAGATGAGCAAGATATTCACATCGAAGCGCCATATCCAAAGGATTTTACAACATTATTGAAGTTGTTGGATAAGTTTGATTCATAG